One Cystobacter ferrugineus genomic window, GCGTCGTGCACCGACCGGCTCTTGATCGTGTGGATGTTCGGCAGCCGCAGCACGACCGACCCGCTCACGGCGTTGATGATGACGTCATCATCCACCACCATCCCGTCCTTGCTCAGCCCCGTCACATTCACCCGGTACACGAGGTCCAGCTTTTCACCCGCCGGCCAGTAGGCCATCCGCGGCTGCGCCTCGACCTCGACCCGGTCGAACCGCGCGGAGTCCTGCCTGGCCACGGCGATGGCGTCCTCGGGGCTGAGCCGCGCGTCTCGCGGCGCGTCGAGATCGGCGCGCGCGTTGCCGTGAACCGCGTAGATGGCGTCATTCCTCGTGTGGAGGACGAGCGAGCCACCCACGACCTCGCGACCATTCTTGCGCTGCGCATAGACGAAGTGCCGGTCGCCGATGCCGTCCGTGACGACCCGCTGGAAGGAGAGCTCCGCGGGGTCCGCGCGGAACACCTTGCTCACCGCCAGGAGGGAGGGGCGCAGCGCGCTGACTTCGGCCTCCTCGGTCCTCTTCTCCCCGCCCAGCCGAATCTGGCCGAAGTTCCCATTCGCGAACGTGGGCACATGGCCCTGGTCGGTGCCCACCACCCGGAGATCGGAAATCTCGACGCCAAGGGCTTCGTTCGGCTCGGCGCCGTTGCTCTTCTCGTGTTCTTCCGTCCCCTGGCAGGCCGAAAGGCCGACCAGGAGGCCCAGGGTCGCGAGACCACGAAATCGATGCGCGGTGATCATGATGAGCTGTTGTCTCCTCGGGGTGATGGTGAAATGGACGACGCGCCCGTCGATGGACGGGCGATGAATCCTTTGGGGATGGCCAGGAAAGTCGGTTCCACCCGAATTGAAGGAGCCAACAAGGCGGAAAATGATGCAGGAAATCTGCGGTCACCCCGAATTCGAGGGAGGGCAGTCGCCCGTGCAGGACGCCACTTCGCACAGCTGCATTGCCGGGCATGCTCCGGCCTGGTGATGCCGGGCCGCGACAGCCCCGGTGCGCCTTCCTGGAGGGATTCTCCCCGGGCGGGGGCAGAGCCGAAGCAACTCGAGGCGAGCCCACCACATGAGGCCTGTCCCGCGCCTTACTCGGACCAGAGAAGCGGCAGCTCGAACTCGATGGCCCCGAACGGCTCGACCCTCACCCGCTCCTCTCCCGAGAAGGTCTGAGCGAGCACCCACTGCCCCTCGACGAGCCGGTAGATGTCCAGCGTGCGGGCCAGCGGCTCCACCAGCCACAGGTGCCTCACGCCTTCCCGGGCGTAGATGCGCATCCTCGGGCCCGTGTCCCGGCTGCGCGTGCGGTCGGAAAGAATCTCGCACGCCCAATCCGGCGCCAGGTCGCAGTGCGCCGACGCATTGTCTCCGACGGCACGTGGCAGTCGCTCGCGCCGCCAGCCCGCCAGGTCCGGCACGAGCTTGTCCGGGCGCGGGCCCAGGTGCAGTTCCGGCTCATCGAGGATGACCCACCCTCCCGGCCCTCCCCTGCCGAACTTGAAGGGCGCCAGAAGGATGCCACCCAGGTTCGACGCCACGTTGGCGTGGGGAAGGGCCGGGTGCGGACTGAGGTGCAGCACACCCTCCAGGATCTCCGCCACCATCTCCTCGGGAGCGGCCTGGAAGGCCGCCTCCACGGACGGATCGTTGGGTTCGGTGGACTCGGAATCGGGAGGGCGACGGGTGACCATGAGGGAAGAGCTTCGCATGCTCCTCGCGTACTGCAACGACAGGGCCATCGTCCGGTGGACGGTCGCCACCTCGTACGACAGGGAGGGTCCGGTTGACGGGGGGGGCACTCGGACATCTGTTGGGCGCATGTCCGAGCCCTCTTCCCCCGCGTCGCTCTCCACGGCCCACTCCCGCCCGGTGGACAGCTCCGAGCGGGTGATCCTCATGGACGTGCTGCGCGGCTTCGCGCTGTGCGGAGTCTTCGTCTCCAACAGCTTCTCCTGGTTCAGCGGCCGCGCCCTCCTGCCGCGCGATCAGGTCCAGGCGTTGTCGGCGTCTCCGCTCGAGGCCGTCGTCACCGCGCTCTACTACTTCTTCGTCAACCAGAAGTTCGTCGTCCTCTTCTCCTTCCTCTTCGGACTGGGCTTCTCCATCCAGCTCGCGCGCGCCGAGGCCCGGGGAGTCCCCATCGTCCCCCTGTACTCGCGGCGGCTGCTGGTGCTGCTGGGCATCGGCGTGACGCACATGTTCGCGCTCTGGGTGGGCGACGTCCTCTCCACCTACGCCCTGGTGGGCTTCGCGCTGCTGCTCTTCCGCCGGAGCTCGGATCGGACGGTGCTCACCTGGGCGCTGATGCTGATCGCGGGAGTGCCGCTGCTCGTGTCCGCCCTCCAGCACTTCGCCCCCCTGCTGATGCACGGCACCCAGGCGGCGGCC contains:
- a CDS encoding Uma2 family endonuclease encodes the protein MVTRRPPDSESTEPNDPSVEAAFQAAPEEMVAEILEGVLHLSPHPALPHANVASNLGGILLAPFKFGRGGPGGWVILDEPELHLGPRPDKLVPDLAGWRRERLPRAVGDNASAHCDLAPDWACEILSDRTRSRDTGPRMRIYAREGVRHLWLVEPLARTLDIYRLVEGQWVLAQTFSGEERVRVEPFGAIEFELPLLWSE